A genomic segment from Streptomyces antibioticus encodes:
- a CDS encoding ATP-binding protein: MARVQSPPGRRELPFARLMLLPAILTAAATGAAVALVATPARLAVGVCGAVATLLVTAAGAQAVRHARLFGERRVQLEQQAAQLEQRVARAEQRVAAHEEQNRRIADEYVPTAVLWLRGGNTTRDVLRHLNETDAYFRELAPAQHAIVARMLKIVDHEMALRDSSQRAFVNIARRVQAIVHQQSAELREMEEDHGRNPEVFDDLLRVDHGTSMIGRLADSIGVLGGGRPGRSWPNPVPLYSVLRGAMSRILEYRRIQLDSIAKVNIRGLSVEPLIHALAELLDNSTRFSPPQTKVHVNATEVQTGIAIEIEDAGVSLSEESRRKAEKMLEDAMQGVDLQDIGGAPRLGLAVVGRLCTSFNMQVSLRASAYGGVRAVLIVPSEMMTGDPAPGFAHGIGATAIPKAELGALEGPKRPPKRRRPTNPKIPANVSMQDDVPEVTEWTEQGLPQRRSKATISITQRYREAYAAQAAERAGEPDPFARPEPEPAPEKKKPEPGLAFEAFWEGLKKEAPPGVHPTDFTRNPTAYLHLLEDKAKSEADDEGDLT, encoded by the coding sequence ATGGCGAGAGTTCAGTCCCCACCCGGTCGCCGAGAACTTCCCTTCGCCCGCCTGATGCTGCTCCCCGCGATACTGACGGCCGCGGCGACCGGCGCCGCCGTCGCCCTCGTGGCGACGCCCGCCCGGCTCGCCGTCGGCGTCTGCGGAGCCGTCGCCACCCTGCTGGTCACCGCCGCCGGCGCCCAGGCGGTGCGCCACGCCCGGCTGTTCGGTGAGCGGCGCGTCCAACTGGAGCAGCAGGCCGCCCAGTTGGAACAGCGCGTCGCCCGCGCGGAACAGCGGGTCGCCGCCCACGAGGAACAGAACCGCCGTATCGCCGACGAGTACGTGCCCACCGCCGTCCTCTGGCTGCGCGGCGGCAACACCACCCGGGACGTCCTGCGGCACCTGAACGAGACCGACGCCTACTTCCGTGAACTGGCCCCCGCCCAGCACGCGATCGTCGCGCGGATGCTCAAGATCGTCGACCATGAGATGGCCCTGCGCGACTCCTCCCAGCGCGCCTTCGTCAACATCGCCCGCCGCGTCCAGGCGATCGTCCACCAGCAGTCCGCGGAACTGCGGGAGATGGAGGAGGACCACGGCCGCAACCCCGAGGTCTTCGACGACCTCCTCCGCGTCGACCACGGCACCTCGATGATCGGCCGGCTCGCCGACTCCATCGGCGTCCTCGGCGGCGGCCGCCCCGGCCGGAGCTGGCCCAACCCGGTCCCGCTCTACAGCGTGCTGCGCGGCGCCATGTCCCGGATCCTGGAGTACCGGCGCATCCAGCTCGACTCCATCGCCAAGGTCAACATCCGGGGCCTGTCGGTCGAGCCGCTCATCCACGCGCTCGCCGAACTCCTCGACAACTCCACCCGCTTCTCGCCGCCGCAGACCAAGGTGCACGTCAACGCCACCGAGGTGCAGACCGGTATCGCCATCGAGATCGAGGACGCCGGCGTCAGCCTCAGCGAGGAGTCCCGCCGCAAGGCCGAGAAGATGCTGGAGGACGCCATGCAGGGCGTCGACCTCCAGGACATCGGCGGCGCCCCGCGCCTCGGCCTCGCCGTCGTCGGCCGGCTGTGCACGTCCTTCAACATGCAGGTGTCGCTGCGGGCTTCGGCGTACGGCGGCGTGCGCGCCGTGCTCATCGTGCCCAGCGAGATGATGACCGGCGACCCCGCCCCCGGCTTCGCGCACGGCATCGGCGCCACCGCCATCCCCAAGGCCGAACTGGGCGCCCTCGAAGGCCCCAAGCGCCCGCCCAAGCGGCGCCGCCCCACCAACCCCAAGATCCCGGCCAACGTCTCGATGCAGGACGACGTCCCCGAGGTCACCGAGTGGACCGAGCAGGGGCTGCCCCAGCGCCGCAGCAAGGCGACCATCTCCATCACCCAGCGCTACCGCGAGGCGTACGCCGCCCAGGCCGCCGAACGCGCGGGCGAACCGGACCCGTTCGCCCGGCCCGAGCCGGAGCCCGCGCCCGAGAAGAAGAAGCCCGAGCCGGGGCTGGCGTTCGAGGCGTTCTGGGAGGGCCTGAAGAAGGAGGCCCCGCCGGGAGTGCACCCCACCGACTTCACCCGCAACCCCACCGCATATCTGCACCTGCTCGAGGACAAGGCCAAGTCCGAGGCCGACGATGAAGGGGACCTCACGTGA
- a CDS encoding TetR/AcrR family transcriptional regulator, protein MGTSGGRRVGRPRVVQRVESGLDPRDELLAAAAELFTTRGYAATTTRAVAERAGMRQASMYHYVSGKEELLARLLESTVTPSLTCARALLADDARSAEDRLWELCRTDVELLCAGPHNLGGLYLLPEVRTERFAGFHAVRAELKDGYRQLIAATTAGAALAKGELDLRTDLVFGLIEGVILVHRSDPERSVGEFARATADAALRIAGA, encoded by the coding sequence ATGGGCACGAGTGGTGGGCGTCGGGTGGGTCGGCCTCGGGTTGTGCAGCGGGTGGAGAGTGGGCTGGATCCGCGGGACGAACTGCTGGCCGCCGCGGCCGAGTTGTTCACCACGCGGGGGTACGCGGCCACCACCACCAGGGCCGTCGCCGAGCGGGCCGGGATGCGGCAGGCGTCCATGTATCACTACGTCTCCGGCAAGGAGGAGCTGCTCGCCCGGCTCCTGGAGTCCACGGTCACGCCCTCGCTCACCTGCGCCCGCGCCCTGCTCGCCGACGACGCCCGGTCCGCCGAGGACCGGCTGTGGGAGCTGTGCCGCACCGACGTCGAGCTGCTGTGCGCCGGGCCGCACAATCTCGGCGGGCTCTATCTGCTGCCCGAGGTACGCACCGAGCGCTTCGCCGGCTTCCATGCCGTACGCGCCGAACTCAAGGACGGCTACCGGCAGTTGATCGCCGCGACGACGGCGGGCGCGGCGCTCGCCAAGGGTGAGCTGGATCTGCGCACCGATCTGGTCTTCGGGCTGATCGAGGGCGTCATCCTCGTCCACCGCTCCGATCCGGAGCGCTCCGTGGGGGAGTTCGCCCGCGCCACCGCCGACGCGGCGCTGCGGATCGCCGGGGCCTGA